The Crateriforma spongiae DNA window ATCAAGACGCGATCGTATCGGACAGAACCGTTCATCGTACCGATCCGATTCATCGCGGTGGCTGTCAAAATTGCCGATCTGTTGTGACGCAATCGAAGACGATGGATTCTGTGGTGCCTATTCTGACGTACAGATTGGGGCACCTTTGTCGTATTGTCAGCGAATCACCAATGATCGGGTGAAAACGTCACCCCCGATCGATCACAGGCCGATGTCACTTGCAATTTGTGGGCAACTTGATGGATGACGCGATGGTTCCGCTGTACAACCAACGAACAACGGCGACAAAACCTGTTGCCCGCGAAAAGATCGATTCGCCAAACCTTCAATACCAGATGACGCAGGAGTGCCCGATCCGTGTGGCGTTGCGGTCGTCACGTCAGGTGCTCGGTCTAGTTGCGATCGTGGTGTTGTGCGTTGCGGCGGGGCAACGGGTGGTGGCACAGCGACCCGAAACGCTTCAAGACGCATCGACGTCATCGGTCAATCAAGACAAACCATGGGCCGTTTTTCGAACGCCAGGTCTTGGTGATTCCCAGCGGTCACCTTTCTATCGCGTCGAGGTCCAAGGACAGCCGGCGGATGTCTATGTCACGCGACCGCCGGCGGGCGACGGACGCACCGACGGCGCGGCCTTTGATCGTGCCGATCGTCGATCGTTCAGTTTTGCGACTTTCCAATGCGGCAAGGCGGTGGATGTGAAGGTGCAGAAGTTGAACGGGGCCTTTCAGCAGGTTCGTCTGCGCCCGAGTCGAAAGATTGGCGTCGACTTCGACATTCTTCAGCAAGATGCCCAGGCCGGCTGGGTCAAGATTCGCGTGCACAAGCCCGGTGTGAAAGTATCGGTGGAGTTCATTGATCAGCACTTTCGCCAGCGTCGGGATTTACCACGTGACGCACTGCTTTTGTTTGCAGACCCGATGGCTGAACAGCACGAGCAATTCCTTGGTGGGCCGGCGATCGACGACGACGATATCGGCTACGTGACACCAGGAGCCAAACTTGCTTCTGTTCAAAGCAAGCCGGTGATTGTCTTCCCACCCGGCATTCATCGGATCGGCGACTGGAAGGTGCCGGAAGGTGTGCAGCGGATTCATCTTCAAGGCGGCGCCTATGTGATGGGCGCCATCGATGCACGATCCGTGGACGGTTTAATGATGACAGGATCCGGGATCTTGTCCGGCGAAGACTTTCCATGGCGATCGCAGCACGGTTCAGACGAACCGGTGATGCATGACCCATGGAAGACGTCCATCAAATTGGTCGATGTGGGGCCCGATTTCAAAATCCAGGGGGTCACTCTGGCCAACGCACCCCACTTTGTTTGCAATACGTTTGACCATGGCGGCACGATTCGCAACGTCAAGATTCTTGGCAGTTGGCGATGGAATAACGATGGTTTCGACGTGCCACGAAACGGCATCGTCGAGGATTGTTTCGTGTCGGCTTTTGACGATGCATTCAAGCTGTATCACGACCATGCGGTGGTGCGGAACTGCGTCGTGTGGCAAATGAACAACGGCGCCGTTTTTCAGTTGGGGTGGTTCGGGAAAAACGTTTCCGATGTGCGTGTTAGTCATATCGATGTGATTCATACCGAGTACACCGGCACCAATGAAAACTGGGGCTTGGTCAGCATGGCCCGTCATGATGGAGCCGGTGTGATCGAAGACTTTGTGTTTGAAGACATCGTGATGGAAGGTCCCGTTGCCCGGCTGATCGGATTGCACTTGCACGAATCACCCAAACAGAAAATTCGTGACATGCGATTTCGCGATATCAGCGTGGACCGGTGGTTGGACCCGAGCGATTACAACAACATCGCGGAAACTGGCAACGTGCCTTCGCAAGCGGATCCGTCGGGGGTGACGAATGTCGTTGGTGGTGACGTGCAAGGCTTGGCTTTCGAACGTCTGCGGGTGGCCGGCGAGTTCATCAGCCAGCAAAACTTTCAAACGACGGGACGATTCACTGTGATCGGATCGCCCGAGGTAAGCTTTCCATCGGATGCATCCTCCGGCGACCATCCGAAGTCAGAAAGTCGCGATGCGCGGCAAGATTGATATCCAATGTTGATGTCCCGCTGTGTTCAACGGGTTTGGCACGCGGGATGGACCCGGCATTGCCAAACGATATGATCGGCGGCTAGGACTTGGATTGCTGCACAAGATGTCGTGCCGACGGCGCGGCTCCGACTTTCGCAGCAAGCGTCAGACTTTTTGTTAACGATCGTCAGCAGGCAATCGGATGAGTGATGGCTCGGTTTTTCGTGGATGCATTCCCGCGCTGATGACGCCCTGTGATGAACAGGGCAAGCCAAATTTCGGTGCTCTGGTCGATCACGGCAAACGGATGATCGATGCCGGAATGTCCGGGGTCGTTTACTGTGGATCGATGGGCGAATGGCCCTTGTTGTCGGATGCACAACGGCAAGACGGTGTCAAAGCACTGGTCGATGCCGGGGTTCCGGTGGTGGTCGGGACCGGCGCGATCAGTCCCGCGGTGGCCGCGGATCACGCACGTCATGCCCAACGTGTTGGTGCGGCCGGGCTGATGGTCATCCCGCGTGTGCTTTCGCGCGGGACATCGGTGGCCGCACAACGGAATCACTTTGCCGCTGTCCTAGCAGCAGCACCCGATTTGCCCTCGGTCATCTACAACAGCCCGTACTACGGCTATGAAACGAAAGCGGACTTGTTCTTTGAACTCCGTGATCGTTTTGCGAACTTGGTGGGATTCAAGGAATTCGGCGGTGCCGATTCACTGAGCTATGCCGCCGAACAGATCACCAGCGGCGACGACGGTTTGTTGTTAATGGCAGGCGTGGATACCCAGGTCTTTCATGGGTTCGTCCGCTGTGGTGCCGACGGTGCAATCACGGGAATCGGAAACTGTTTGCCCGATGCGGTGTTGCGGTTGGTCGATCTGTGTCGAAAGGCTGCCGCCGGTGACGTCCTGGCTCGTCGCTATGCCAAAGAACTGGATGACGCCTTGGCCGTCCTTTCACGCTATGACGAGGGACCCGATTTGGTGATGTACTACAAGTACTTGCTGTATCTGCAAGGATTTCGGGAATACCGAAATCATCTCGAGCCCACCGATGGGTTGTCGCCCAGGCAAGCCGCGTTTGCCGAGTCTCAGTTGCAGTTGTTCCAGGCATGGTGGGATCAATGGGTCCCACAATGCGAGGCTTGATTTTGCGGACGCCATCGCCGCGGGGGGGGGACCTTCAGCGGCGTGAGAATGATTGTGCAAAAATCAGCTCCCGCATGTTCGACTTTGGCGTTTCGATGGACCATCATAGAGCGGGGCCTTTGATTGGCTCTGCGGGGTGCTATCGTTTCTAAATCTGACGGGGGCCGTGCCGAGTCGCTGAATGATCGGGTGTAGCCGGCGATGGATTCCTAGTCAGGCAAACGGACATGACATTGCAGGGCTGGCATGACCCGATCCGAAAACAAGACGCTGGACGAGGTGATTGCTGCGTATCTGCAGCGGCTGGAATCGGGGCATCATTTGGACCCCGAGGAATTCGTCCGTCCCTGGCCTCGCCATCGTGATGCGTTTTTGGGGTTCATTCAAAGGGCGAATCCGGGGAACAGTGCGGGCGATACCGAGGCCGGTCACGGGGCCCAAACCGGAACGGAGCCGAGTCTTGGTGGGGATGCCAAAGACCCAACCGCTCACGACAATGCCGCGGCACCACCGTCCGATTCATCGTTGGTGTCGGACGAATCCCGTCCGTCATCGCCGACCGGTGATGCATCGGCCGAACTCCATGTCCGGTCCGGCCGTCCAGACGTGGTGGGCGAATACCGGCTGGAACGTCTAATCGGCCGGGGCGGAATGGCCCGAGTGTATCTGGGGCGGCGGCAATCGGATCAGCATCCTGCTGCGGTCAAGGTGCTGGACGCCGTCGCGGCCTCGGATGAAGTGTTGGTGCAGCGGTTTCGGCGTGAAGCGTCGGCGATCCGATCATTGGATCACCCACACATTGTCCCAATGCTGGATTTCGGATCCGACGATGATGTGTCGTATCTGGCGTTGAAGCTGATCGATGGTTGCACGCTTGCCGATTTGGTGTCGGCGATGCGAATCGCTGATCCACGATTGCAGAATGAATCTGATTCGGAAATCCAGTCTGGCGGTTTGTCGACGGTCGGGACGATGTCTGCGGAGATGCCATCAACATCGGATGGACGCGATCAAGAAACTGATGAAGCATCCATTCACTCGGGTGCAATGCATGGTTTTCGTCCCAATGCGATGGCGTGTTTTGCTGCGTCGGCGAAACACGGTGACCGTTTCCAGGATATCGCGGAAATGATCGCGGTGGCGGCCGATGCGTTGCAGGCGGCTCATGATCAGGGCATGGTGCACCGCGATGTCAAACCATCCAATTTGATGTTGGATACCACCGGGCACCTGTGGTTGACGGATTTCGGACTGGCGTCGCTGGGGGAAGTGCACACGGTCGTAACGCAGACGGGGCAGGTGATCGGGACGCCACACTACATGAGTCCCGAGCAGGCCGTGGCCGATCAAGGGCAAGTCGATCACCGAAGTGATGTCTATTCACTGGGGGCGACGTTGTACGAATTGGTCACCGGTCGGCGGCCCCATCACGGGGATCGGTTTCGCATCTTGATGGAAATCAGCGCCGGTCGGTTCCCGCCACCGTCGAAGGTGTTGCCCGACGTTCCCC harbors:
- a CDS encoding dihydrodipicolinate synthase family protein is translated as MSDGSVFRGCIPALMTPCDEQGKPNFGALVDHGKRMIDAGMSGVVYCGSMGEWPLLSDAQRQDGVKALVDAGVPVVVGTGAISPAVAADHARHAQRVGAAGLMVIPRVLSRGTSVAAQRNHFAAVLAAAPDLPSVIYNSPYYGYETKADLFFELRDRFANLVGFKEFGGADSLSYAAEQITSGDDGLLLMAGVDTQVFHGFVRCGADGAITGIGNCLPDAVLRLVDLCRKAAAGDVLARRYAKELDDALAVLSRYDEGPDLVMYYKYLLYLQGFREYRNHLEPTDGLSPRQAAFAESQLQLFQAWWDQWVPQCEA
- a CDS encoding glycosyl hydrolase family 28 protein, translating into MDDAMVPLYNQRTTATKPVAREKIDSPNLQYQMTQECPIRVALRSSRQVLGLVAIVVLCVAAGQRVVAQRPETLQDASTSSVNQDKPWAVFRTPGLGDSQRSPFYRVEVQGQPADVYVTRPPAGDGRTDGAAFDRADRRSFSFATFQCGKAVDVKVQKLNGAFQQVRLRPSRKIGVDFDILQQDAQAGWVKIRVHKPGVKVSVEFIDQHFRQRRDLPRDALLLFADPMAEQHEQFLGGPAIDDDDIGYVTPGAKLASVQSKPVIVFPPGIHRIGDWKVPEGVQRIHLQGGAYVMGAIDARSVDGLMMTGSGILSGEDFPWRSQHGSDEPVMHDPWKTSIKLVDVGPDFKIQGVTLANAPHFVCNTFDHGGTIRNVKILGSWRWNNDGFDVPRNGIVEDCFVSAFDDAFKLYHDHAVVRNCVVWQMNNGAVFQLGWFGKNVSDVRVSHIDVIHTEYTGTNENWGLVSMARHDGAGVIEDFVFEDIVMEGPVARLIGLHLHESPKQKIRDMRFRDISVDRWLDPSDYNNIAETGNVPSQADPSGVTNVVGGDVQGLAFERLRVAGEFISQQNFQTTGRFTVIGSPEVSFPSDASSGDHPKSESRDARQD